One stretch of Tepiditoga spiralis DNA includes these proteins:
- a CDS encoding HD domain-containing phosphohydrolase has translation MKIKNKILLSIILIVLFISIAYETIFYINEKKDTNNEFIKNSELSIKLIDNAINFFIEGKKADVSSLSSIIKETKVSSTTMNLFKNYVNNHKNTTFAFFGSSNGEYLEYPIPKLSKDYDPRVRPWYLKAINSSDVEIIDPYLTLASKELMVSIVKNVNNLGVVGIGVSLKNFYLLLKTINTFKDTYLILLDEKNRILINTYNNSNILKDVSTLSKDLNLKKESALIDNNEYLVLKKNSQFLNWKYIIFSNKSIIYKKILNFNKNLLIMFTLFFIISIYYAEITSKSITKPLENLSKKIKLIKNNNFDITFDINSEGEIGTIERSLGMMTISIKKLLNEVEQKNEKLEKLNQEILNSNEELSDLNTELESMYIKTEELNTIFEKLISIISQINSNVHEEEIFSDLLTLAIDIIPNADTGSIALLTDKFEFVAAVGHNLKELQKIELKKEYMIKVKDITIIKDVNYKNINIMPKEVFEKFKKATKEISESLISPIYVGETYIGNLSVDILKGSNKHFGNDSKRIMKALSTISSSILTVKNYSKIQGKLHSQIIYSLIKILEIYDPYTKGHSEFVAKYSFEVAKKLNLNMEKCKKIYWAGLLHDIGKIFVPSTILNKTSKLTNEEFEEIKKHPISGYEILKTSEELEEIAKIVLHHHERYDGKGYPYGLLEKDIPIESRIITVVDTWNAMTSNRPYREALNIEYAIKELQKNRGTQFDANLVDVFLDIILNNEQFE, from the coding sequence TTGAAAATAAAAAATAAAATATTATTATCAATAATCTTAATTGTTTTATTTATATCCATTGCTTATGAAACAATATTTTATATAAATGAAAAAAAAGATACAAATAATGAATTCATTAAAAACTCAGAATTAAGCATTAAATTAATTGATAATGCAATAAACTTTTTTATTGAAGGAAAAAAAGCAGATGTTTCATCTTTATCTTCCATAATTAAAGAAACAAAAGTATCATCGACAACAATGAATTTATTTAAAAATTATGTTAATAATCATAAAAATACAACTTTTGCTTTTTTTGGAAGCTCAAATGGTGAATATTTAGAGTATCCAATACCCAAATTAAGTAAAGATTATGATCCAAGAGTAAGGCCATGGTACTTAAAAGCTATAAATAGCAGTGATGTTGAAATAATAGATCCTTACTTAACCTTAGCAAGTAAAGAATTAATGGTTAGTATAGTAAAAAATGTTAATAATTTAGGCGTTGTGGGAATAGGAGTTAGTTTAAAAAATTTTTATTTATTATTAAAAACCATTAATACTTTTAAAGATACTTACTTAATATTATTAGATGAAAAAAATAGAATTTTAATAAACACTTACAATAATTCTAACATACTCAAAGATGTTTCTACCCTTTCAAAAGATCTTAATTTAAAAAAAGAATCTGCTCTTATAGATAATAATGAATATTTAGTTCTTAAAAAAAATTCTCAATTCTTAAATTGGAAATATATTATCTTTAGTAATAAAAGTATAATATACAAAAAAATATTAAACTTTAATAAAAATCTTTTAATTATGTTTACTTTATTTTTTATAATTTCAATATATTACGCTGAAATAACAAGTAAAAGTATAACAAAACCTTTGGAGAATTTATCAAAAAAAATAAAATTGATAAAAAATAATAATTTTGATATTACTTTTGATATTAATAGTGAAGGTGAAATTGGTACAATAGAAAGATCATTGGGAATGATGACTATTTCAATAAAAAAATTATTAAACGAAGTTGAACAAAAAAATGAAAAACTTGAAAAGTTAAATCAAGAAATCTTAAATTCAAATGAAGAGCTCTCAGATTTAAATACAGAATTAGAAAGTATGTATATAAAAACCGAAGAGTTAAATACTATATTTGAAAAACTAATTTCTATAATTTCTCAAATAAATTCAAACGTTCATGAAGAAGAAATTTTTTCAGATTTATTAACACTTGCAATAGATATAATTCCAAATGCAGATACAGGAAGTATAGCTCTTTTAACAGATAAGTTTGAATTTGTTGCAGCTGTTGGACACAACTTAAAAGAATTACAAAAGATTGAATTAAAAAAAGAATACATGATAAAAGTTAAGGATATTACTATAATAAAAGATGTAAACTATAAAAATATAAATATTATGCCAAAAGAAGTATTTGAAAAGTTTAAAAAAGCCACAAAGGAAATAAGTGAATCCTTAATTTCTCCAATTTATGTTGGAGAAACTTATATAGGAAACTTATCTGTAGATATTTTAAAAGGAAGTAATAAACACTTTGGAAATGATTCGAAAAGAATTATGAAAGCATTATCTACTATTTCTTCTTCCATTTTAACAGTTAAAAATTACAGTAAAATACAAGGAAAATTACATTCTCAAATAATATATTCATTAATAAAAATACTTGAAATATATGATCCTTATACAAAAGGACACTCTGAATTTGTTGCAAAATATTCATTTGAAGTTGCTAAAAAACTCAACTTAAATATGGAAAAATGTAAAAAAATATATTGGGCTGGACTTTTACACGATATAGGAAAGATATTTGTTCCAAGTACTATTTTAAATAAAACTTCAAAATTAACCAATGAAGAGTTTGAAGAAATTAAAAAACATCCAATATCTGGATATGAAATTTTAAAAACTTCAGAAGAACTTGAAGAAATAGCAAAAATAGTTCTTCATCATCATGAAAGATATGACGGTAAGGGATATCCATATGGATTATTGGAAAAAGATATTCCAATAGAATCAAGAATAATAACGGTTGTTGATACTTGGAATGCAATGACAAGTAATAGACCTTATAGAGAGGCCTTAAATATTGAATATGCTATAAAAGAATTGCAAAAAAATAGAGGAACACAGTTTGATGCAAATTTAGTTGATGTTTTTTTAGATATAATTTTAAATAATGAACAATTTGAGTAA
- a CDS encoding methyl-accepting chemotaxis protein has product MNLRGKFSLLMITMIFFSLLIITFFVVRISSNSLTSSYADKMTAVVSKTHDTLHGFFESLESELKLYSELENIKQAIFDFEDSYVTIVDTYGKDGLVEKFKRAYITKNPFKPKNKLDTIDDSKITDDERDQLLLYDINHSTYQPFLRKVINKMGYGDILLLNKEGVILYTVNKNTDLIKSVTNELKNTNLAKLYNILKKSNDNNVHMVDYETYSPTGNPEMFAGISLKNDDGELQGYLIIEEHIEKINNILTSTIGLGETGETYIVGTDKLMRSNSRFSKEPTILKTKIETEPIEKAFNKQEGWMITKNYRNEKVISSYKNFKHFEINWALIGEVTLKEANKGSSNIIRLTVIILIIELIIAFILSYFFTRKMTKPLEELVKNIDDFGEGDLTIIPKVKTKDEIGKMANSIKNMSENLREALLKIKESSLKLQKNSQVLSDVSLESAEMGKKLAEQSKIIENNSENVAANVQEVSAGVNEVSMAAQNVSESARELSELAGETNEDAENGYTSLTNVVNVVNEAIEQTNSAKTTVNELVENAKNIGEVVDAINTITEQTNLLALNAAIEAARAGEAGKGFAVVADEIRKLAEESKKATEKISVILEDTKKMSLNVNNVTSKTSDMMNKAGIDIESVVTKFEKIKNSVDQMGMMIETLTANSEEQSASSEEMGAAMSKVSDIIMDINNQIKSSGDLIDLQSDGAEKVNENAKELSNLSEELMENIKKFKL; this is encoded by the coding sequence ATGAATTTAAGGGGAAAATTTTCACTTTTGATGATAACAATGATATTTTTTTCATTGTTAATTATCACATTTTTTGTAGTAAGAATAAGTAGTAATTCATTAACTTCCAGTTATGCAGATAAAATGACAGCAGTAGTTTCCAAAACACATGATACTCTTCATGGTTTTTTTGAAAGTTTAGAATCAGAATTAAAATTATATTCAGAACTTGAAAATATTAAGCAAGCAATTTTTGATTTTGAAGACTCTTATGTAACTATAGTTGATACTTATGGAAAAGATGGGTTAGTTGAAAAATTTAAAAGAGCCTATATTACAAAGAATCCATTTAAACCTAAAAACAAACTTGATACTATAGATGATTCTAAAATAACAGATGATGAAAGAGATCAATTATTACTTTACGATATTAATCATAGTACATATCAACCTTTCTTGAGAAAAGTAATAAATAAAATGGGGTATGGAGATATTCTGCTTTTAAACAAAGAAGGCGTAATACTATATACAGTAAATAAAAATACAGACTTAATAAAAAGTGTTACCAATGAATTAAAAAATACTAACTTGGCAAAACTATACAATATATTAAAAAAGTCTAATGATAATAATGTACACATGGTTGATTATGAAACATATTCACCAACGGGTAATCCTGAAATGTTTGCTGGTATATCTTTAAAAAATGACGATGGAGAATTACAAGGATACTTAATAATTGAAGAACATATAGAAAAGATAAACAATATTTTAACAAGTACTATAGGACTTGGGGAAACAGGAGAAACTTATATAGTTGGTACTGACAAATTAATGAGAAGTAATTCGAGATTTTCAAAAGAACCAACAATATTAAAAACAAAGATAGAAACTGAACCTATTGAAAAAGCCTTTAATAAGCAAGAAGGTTGGATGATAACCAAAAATTATAGAAATGAAAAAGTAATAAGCAGTTATAAAAACTTTAAACACTTTGAAATTAATTGGGCATTAATTGGTGAAGTTACCTTAAAAGAAGCAAATAAAGGAAGTTCTAATATAATAAGATTGACAGTAATTATTTTAATAATAGAATTAATTATAGCATTTATTTTATCTTACTTTTTTACTAGAAAAATGACAAAACCACTCGAAGAATTAGTTAAAAATATAGATGATTTTGGTGAAGGAGATCTTACAATAATACCAAAAGTTAAAACAAAAGATGAAATAGGTAAAATGGCAAATTCAATAAAAAATATGTCTGAAAACTTAAGAGAAGCTCTATTGAAAATAAAAGAATCATCTTTAAAACTTCAAAAAAATTCACAAGTACTATCTGATGTATCATTAGAATCGGCAGAAATGGGTAAAAAACTTGCAGAACAAAGTAAAATAATAGAAAACAACTCTGAAAATGTTGCAGCAAATGTTCAAGAAGTAAGTGCGGGTGTAAATGAAGTTTCAATGGCAGCACAAAATGTTTCTGAATCTGCAAGAGAGCTTTCTGAATTGGCAGGAGAAACTAATGAAGATGCTGAAAATGGCTATACATCATTAACAAATGTTGTAAATGTGGTTAATGAAGCTATTGAACAAACAAATTCTGCAAAAACAACGGTAAATGAACTTGTAGAAAATGCAAAAAATATTGGAGAAGTCGTTGATGCAATAAATACCATAACAGAACAAACAAATTTATTGGCATTAAACGCTGCTATTGAAGCAGCAAGAGCTGGAGAAGCTGGTAAAGGATTTGCTGTTGTTGCAGACGAAATAAGAAAACTTGCTGAAGAATCTAAAAAAGCTACAGAAAAAATAAGTGTTATATTAGAAGATACTAAAAAAATGTCGCTTAACGTAAATAATGTAACTTCAAAAACATCTGATATGATGAACAAAGCTGGAATAGATATAGAAAGTGTAGTAACAAAGTTTGAAAAGATTAAAAATAGTGTAGATCAAATGGGAATGATGATAGAAACATTAACTGCAAATTCTGAAGAACAAAGTGCAAGTTCTGAAGAAATGGGCGCTGCAATGAGCAAAGTTAGCGATATTATTATGGATATAAACAATCAAATAAAAAGCTCAGGTGATTTAATAGATCTTCAATCTGATGGTGCAGAAAAAGTTAATGAAAATGCCAAAGAACTTTCAAATCTTTCTGAAGAATTAATGGAAAACATAAAAAAATTCAAACTATAA
- the rsmA gene encoding 16S rRNA (adenine(1518)-N(6)/adenine(1519)-N(6))-dimethyltransferase RsmA yields the protein MKKTSEWLKEYQIILKKKYGQNFLSSDLYTKKIVKKSEIKDVDYIIEIGPGAGTLTEELEKTGLKVIAYEIDTTLKSLLEERFKNKNVEIIFGDFLKADLTPYKDKKIAYIANIPYNISSPILEKIFIETPNFVQASLMVQKEFGERIIATSGKNYSPLSVFVQYFCDVKKLLDVPKSAFIPNPKIDSVVLKLTKHNKYNVDSKDFFKFIHICFSQRRKTIRNNLKSIIDDVEYFLESCGIDSKSRPETISVEQYLNMYKEYIK from the coding sequence TTGAAAAAAACATCTGAATGGTTAAAAGAGTATCAAATAATTTTAAAAAAGAAGTATGGTCAAAATTTTTTATCTTCTGATTTATATACAAAAAAAATAGTCAAAAAATCAGAAATAAAAGATGTAGATTATATAATTGAAATAGGTCCAGGTGCTGGAACATTAACAGAAGAATTAGAAAAAACAGGTTTAAAAGTTATTGCATATGAAATAGATACAACTTTAAAATCTTTATTAGAAGAACGTTTTAAAAATAAAAATGTTGAAATAATTTTTGGTGATTTTTTAAAAGCTGATTTAACACCATACAAAGATAAAAAAATAGCTTATATTGCAAATATTCCTTACAATATTTCTTCACCAATTCTTGAAAAGATTTTTATAGAAACCCCAAATTTTGTTCAAGCTTCTTTAATGGTTCAAAAAGAATTTGGAGAAAGAATAATTGCAACTTCTGGAAAAAATTATAGTCCATTGAGTGTTTTTGTTCAATATTTTTGTGATGTAAAAAAACTTTTAGATGTTCCTAAGTCGGCTTTTATTCCAAATCCAAAGATAGATTCAGTTGTTTTGAAATTAACTAAGCACAATAAGTATAATGTAGATTCAAAAGATTTTTTTAAATTTATTCATATTTGTTTTTCGCAAAGAAGAAAAACTATAAGAAATAATTTAAAGTCAATAATAGATGATGTAGAATATTTTTTAGAGAGCTGTGGAATTGATTCAAAATCAAGACCTGAAACTATTTCTGTTGAACAATATTTGAATATGTATAAAGAGTATATAAAATAA